The DNA segment TTGCACTCCCGGCACGTCCGGCAGCAGATGTGACGCCTCCCTCACTTCTGCCGGTCCGAGCAGCCAAAGCACCTTCCAGCCCTCCTGCAGCAGGCGGCTTGCCAGGCGACGGTAGCGAGACACGGGGAGGCGCTTGCGCGGACTTCCTGCGCCCGGGTGAATCACAGCCAGGGAAGGCGAGGAAGGAGCCTGCCGTGGATTGCCCACAGGGAAAGCGCACAGCATACTCTGCAGTTCGTCCCGGTCCATGCCTGTTAGATACTCCAGTTCGTGAGGCCCGCCCTCGTCGCGGGCCCGAGGCGCTTTCCACCGGATCTCCTGGATGCCCGCGTTCCGCAACTTCTGGTAGGCGTTCTCATCGTAGGGGAGCCAGACAATTGCTCTTCGCACACCGGCAAGCGCCGCCCTAAGGGATTCTGAGGGCTGTGACTCGGCGCTGAACAGCTCCCACCATACCCCTTCTCCGAAGTCGAAGAACCTGGACCCCGCTGTGAGGAAACCGCAAGTCTTAAGATAGGGCCGATCCCCAATGCAGTCCACTTGGCCTCCGAGCCAACCCGTCAGCTGCAGGAGCCGAACAGCCAGCATGCGCAGGACCGTATCGCCCAGTGCACCGGGGCAGAATACGATGTCTCTGTCCTCAGGGGGCTGCTCTACTTTCTCCATCGCCGGTCCGGAGGGTCTGGTAGATTCCCAAGAGCCGGAGGAATTCCGTGTGAGAGCGCAACTCCTTTAATACCTCTCCCACTTCTTCGGCGTCCGGGGCGTCGTAGTCCAGGTAGAAGACGTACCTCCAGTGGCGCTGCCGATCCGGTCGTGATTCAACCTTACTGAGGTTCAAAGAACGCGCGGCGAAGACCCCGAGAGCCCGGTAGAGAGCTCCAGGGACATCGGGCACCGAAAAGACAAGGGAGACTTTTGCAGGTCCTCGAGCGACCGGTCGTGGCTCTTTTCCCACGAGAAAGAAGCGCGTGGCATTCCCGAGGAGGTCCTGGATGTCCCAAACCAGGACTTCCAGGCCGTAGAGAATGGCCGCCCGCTGAGACGCGATGGCCCCGGTGTCGTGAAGCTTTTCCTCCGCAATCAGGCGGGCACTGCCGGCCGTATCGAGCTGAGGTACCGGCTCAAGTGCGTGCGCAGCCAGAAACCTCCGGCACTGCTCGAGCGCCTGCGGATGTGAGAATACGCGGCGGATCTGGCTCAGCTGCGTTCCGGGCAATGCCAGGAGGTTGTGTCGGATGGGATGCACACAGTCCGCCAGGATCCAGAGGGCATGCTCGACAAGGAGCTCATAGGTGCGGCCGACCGTCCCAGCGATCGAATTTTCGGCGGGGAGCAACGCCGCATCTACATCCCCTCGGAGGAGCGCTACCACGGCGTCGTCAAGCGTCGGAAAGCCGATCGCCTCCGCATCACGCCCCCAGTTGGCTAATAGTGCCTCCTCACTGTAGGCTCCTCGCTCTCCCTGAAAAGCCACACGCATCGGCTCCTCCGGTCTGACTCTTCCCGTGCACGTTTAGAATACGAATTTCGCTCGACGAGGACAAGCTCGCCGGAAACCACGGGCCCGAGGCGGTCTGCGGCACAAACGCCAGCGAGATCTGCCCATCCCTCGAAGGTCGCCCCTCGAAGCTGCAGTCGCCTGGAGAAAAGGCGGACCTTCCAAAACTCGCGGATATGGCCTAAAGTCGGAGGGCCTGCAGCCCAAGATGCTTGACTCCCAGCCGGTACTTACATAGATTGCGCCCGGTCTTGTTACGATGGGCTGCCACCGGCCCGGAGGTGGCGGCAAGGGGTACAATCCTGAAACTCAGGAGGATAAGATGCGAAACAGGGCAAGACTGCTGCCATTAGCGACCGGAGTCCTCTGGACCATTGCTCTCGCCTTGATAGTTCCCTCCGTCTCCCTGTCCAAAGGATCACCGTGGAAACTGGCCCTCCATTCCGTCAGCTATGCCGGCGTCTGGCGGGGTCAGGCATACCTGGATATTGAACGCTTCCTGGAAACGGCCAAGCAGCTCGGCTTCGACGGTGTCATGATCATGGCTAAGGAACCCCACGTATCCCCTCTTACCTACGACGAAAAGGCGCGGGCCAGATTGAAAGCAAGACTTAACGATCTCGGTCTAGAGCTCTGCATCCTGGCTGGCTATACTGACTTCACCGGAGGCATCGACCGCGGCGGGATCCCGGTAGCCGAGATTCAGGCGGCGTACGTTGGCCAACTCGCCAAACTGGCGGCTGATCTCGGCACGGACAAGGTGCGTATCTTCACCGGCTACCTCCGCCCGGGTATCCCATACGACCAGCAGTACGGAACCGTGGTACGAGGGATCAAGCTGGCCGCGCGAGAGGCTGCCAAATACGGCGTTACCCTGGCCATTCAGAACCATCACGACATTGCCAATTATCATGAGGAGATGCTCTGGCTACTCCGGGAGGTCAACGAGCCCAACGTCAAGTTGGCGTTCGACGCCTGGACGCCGACCCTGCAGGGGCTTTCTTCCGAGGAACTGGCTGAGGCGGTGGCTAAAGTGGCCCCCTACATGGTCCACACCACTGTGGCCGACTACGTGCGCTTCCCCCGCTTCCAGTACGAGGCCCAGCTCACCAATTTTGTCCGCCTGGAGCCAGTGGTCCGGGCCGTTCCCATGGGAACAGGAATTGTAGATTACGGGACCTTTTTCCGCTCCCTCAAGAAGGCTGGCTACAAAGGGTGGGTGGCATACGAGATGTGCGAGGTCCTCGAAGGCGGTGGCAGCCTCGAGAACCTGGCGCGCACGGCCAGGCAGTTCTTGGAGTACATGAGAAACCTGGATCTCGAGTAAGCGCAGGATATGAGCCAAAGGAGGTGCCCAATGCGAAGGCGCGACTTCCTCTGCTCCGCTGCCGCAGCACTGGCCATGCCCCTTGGCTTCACTGCCCAGCCGCAGCCACAACGCCCAGAAGGGAAGGCGAAGGAAGAGCGTGGTCTGCACTTGGGGCTGGTGACCTACAACCTGGCCAAAGACTGGGACATTGACACCCTTATCCGAAACTGCTCGGAGGCGGGATTTGAGGGGGTGGAGCTGCGCACTACCCACGCCCACGGTGTAGAGAGTACCCTCACCAAGGCTCAGCGCGAGGAGGTGCGCAAGAAGTTCCAGGATTCCCCCGTCCGCCTGGTCGGACTCGGCACCATCTTTGAGTTCCATTCCCCCGACCCCCAGGAGGTTCGGCGCAATATCGAGGGGACCAAGGAATACGTTGTCCTGGCCCACGACGTTGGCGCCCTCGAAGTGAAGGTACGGCCGAACGGCCTACCCCCGGAAGTGCCAGAGGAGAAAACCCTCGAGCAGATCGGAAGAAGCTTGAAAGAATGCGGCGAATTTGCTCGCGACTACGGGATCAAGGTCTGCCTCGAAGTGCACGGAAAGGACACCAACCGTCTGCCCCGTATTCGCAAGATCCTCGACTACGCGGACTGCGAGAACGTCTGGATCACCTGGAACTCCAACCCCGAAGATCTCCTGGACGGCGGGCTCGAGGCTAACTTTCGGCTCGTGAAAGGCCGGATCGCAGTGGTCCACATGCGCGA comes from the candidate division KSB1 bacterium genome and includes:
- a CDS encoding glycosyltransferase family 9 protein; the protein is MEKVEQPPEDRDIVFCPGALGDTVLRMLAVRLLQLTGWLGGQVDCIGDRPYLKTCGFLTAGSRFFDFGEGVWWELFSAESQPSESLRAALAGVRRAIVWLPYDENAYQKLRNAGIQEIRWKAPRARDEGGPHELEYLTGMDRDELQSMLCAFPVGNPRQAPSSPSLAVIHPGAGSPRKRLPVSRYRRLASRLLQEGWKVLWLLGPAEVREASHLLPDVPGVQTQIDPPLEDVPALLGEASLVIGNDSGVMHLAAALGRP
- the pheA gene encoding prephenate dehydratase, which encodes MRVAFQGERGAYSEEALLANWGRDAEAIGFPTLDDAVVALLRGDVDAALLPAENSIAGTVGRTYELLVEHALWILADCVHPIRHNLLALPGTQLSQIRRVFSHPQALEQCRRFLAAHALEPVPQLDTAGSARLIAEEKLHDTGAIASQRAAILYGLEVLVWDIQDLLGNATRFFLVGKEPRPVARGPAKVSLVFSVPDVPGALYRALGVFAARSLNLSKVESRPDRQRHWRYVFYLDYDAPDAEEVGEVLKELRSHTEFLRLLGIYQTLRTGDGESRAAP
- a CDS encoding sugar phosphate isomerase/epimerase, with the protein product MRNRARLLPLATGVLWTIALALIVPSVSLSKGSPWKLALHSVSYAGVWRGQAYLDIERFLETAKQLGFDGVMIMAKEPHVSPLTYDEKARARLKARLNDLGLELCILAGYTDFTGGIDRGGIPVAEIQAAYVGQLAKLAADLGTDKVRIFTGYLRPGIPYDQQYGTVVRGIKLAAREAAKYGVTLAIQNHHDIANYHEEMLWLLREVNEPNVKLAFDAWTPTLQGLSSEELAEAVAKVAPYMVHTTVADYVRFPRFQYEAQLTNFVRLEPVVRAVPMGTGIVDYGTFFRSLKKAGYKGWVAYEMCEVLEGGGSLENLARTARQFLEYMRNLDLE
- a CDS encoding sugar phosphate isomerase/epimerase codes for the protein MRRRDFLCSAAAALAMPLGFTAQPQPQRPEGKAKEERGLHLGLVTYNLAKDWDIDTLIRNCSEAGFEGVELRTTHAHGVESTLTKAQREEVRKKFQDSPVRLVGLGTIFEFHSPDPQEVRRNIEGTKEYVVLAHDVGALEVKVRPNGLPPEVPEEKTLEQIGRSLKECGEFARDYGIKVCLEVHGKDTNRLPRIRKILDYADCENVWITWNSNPEDLLDGGLEANFRLVKGRIAVVHMRDLYDEEYPYRRLFELLKESGFTGYCLAEIAGSSDPLRIMRYYRGLFLSLQGLL